The Microbacterium luteum nucleotide sequence ATCCTCGATGACGGCGACACCCGCTGAGGCGGCGTCTGAGCTCTGATAGACTTGGTCGGCTCGAAACGGCGTTTTCGGGCATCCCCTCTCCTCTTCGACAACCATCCGGCGTGTCCCGGCGTGCAGTCCGGATCGGGCGAGGAGGGGGAGATACGTCCGTGAGCCGCGAGAGACGCGGCCACGTCATCGGAAGGAAGTCTTCGTGGCTACGAAGTCCCAGGACCGCCGCAAGGTCCGCCTGTCGCGCGCGCTCGGCGTCGCGCTCACCCCCAAGGCCGCCCGCTACCTCGAGAAGCGTCCCTACGGTCCCGGTCCGCACGGTCGCAACAAGCGCAAGGCCGACAGCGACTACGCCGTTCGCCTGCGTGAGAAGCAGCGTCTGCGCGAGCAGTACGGCATCCGCGAGAAGCAGCTGCGCATCGCGTTCAACGAGGCCCGCCGCAAGGACGGCCTGACCGGTGAGAACCTGGTGGAGCTGCTCGAGATGCGTCTGGACGCCCTCGTCGTGCGCGCCGGCTTCGCCCGCACCACCGCGCAGGCCCGTCAGATGGTCGTGCACCGTCACATCATGGTCGAGGGCCAGACCGTCGACCGCCCGTCGTTCCGCGTGAAGCCGGGCCAGCTCATCCACGTCAAGCCCAAGAGCGAGGGCATGGAGCCGTTCCAGGTCGCCGCTCTCGGCGGTCACGCCGAGGTGCTGCCTCCCGTTCCCGGCTACCTCGAGGTCGAGCTCGACAAGCTCCAGGCCCGGCTCGTGCGTCGCCCCAAGCGCGCCGAGGTGCCCGTGACCTGTGACGTCCAGCTCGTTGTCGAGTACTACGCAGCGCGCTGAGCGCTGCGTAGTACAGCGGCGGAGCCGTCAGCAGTACAGGTACGCAGCGCGCTGCGGAGTACAGCGGCGGAGCCGTCAGCGGTACAGGTACGCAGCGCGCTGAGCGTTTCGTTCGAAGGGCGTCGGGGAGACCCGGCGCCCTTCGTCGTCCCCTGCACTCCCCGCCGACCGCCTACGATGGAGCGAGTCGTGTCTGGACACCGAAGGAGACCGTGACATGAAGAACGTCGTGTGGTTCCTGCTGGGCGTTGCGGGGGGATTCGTCGCCGCGCACGTGGTGAACAAAGACCCGCGTGGGCATGAGCTGCTCGCCGAGGTCGACTCCCGCATCGGGGAGTTCACCGATCGGATGGGTGACGCCTACCGAGAACAGGAAGCCCGCATCACCGGCATCGTCGAGAGCGTGGCCGATGTCGCGGCCGAGGCCGTGGCGTCGACCAGGTCCGCCGCTTCGGAGGCGGCGGATCGCGTCACCGACAAGAACGCAGACTGAAACACCGACGCTGCCGGTCGTCGGCCGCGCGGCGTCTCACCACGAAGGACCGCATGAAGACCGCTGACATCGCCCAGCGCTATCTCGACTACTTCGAGAACAACGGCCACACGATCGTCCCGTCGGCCTCGCTCGTGACCAGCGACCCGTCGCTGCTGTTCACCGTCGCCGGCATGGTGCCGTTCATCCCGTATCTCACCGGTGTCGTCCCTGCCCCGTACCCCCGAGCGGCCGACGTGCAGAAGTGCATCCGCACCAATGACATCGAAGAGGTCGGCAAGACGCCGCGGCACGGCACCTTCTTCCAGATGCTCGGCAACTGGTCGTTCGGCGATTACTTCAAGGAAGGCGCGATCGGCTACGCGTGGGAGCTGCTCACCCGCAGCGACAGCGAGGGCGGTCTCGGTTTCGACGAGAAGGATCTCTGGGTCACCGTCTACGAGGACGACGACGAGGCGGAGTCGCTCTGGAGGTCGGTCGCAGGCGTGTCGCCCGACCGCATCCAGCGTCTGGGCAAGGACAGCAACTACTGGAGCACGGGTCAGCCGGGGCCGGCCGGACCGTGCTCGGAGATCTTCTTCGACCGAGGTTCCGCCTACGGCATCGACGGCGGACCGGCGACCGATGACGACCGGTACGTGGAGATCTGGAACCTCGTCTTCATGCAGTACGCCATCACGAACGTGCGCTCGAAGCTCGACTTCGACATCGTCGGCGACCTGCCGCAGAAGAACATCGACACGGGCATGGGGCTCGAGCGTGTCGCGTTCTTGAAGCAGGGTGTCGAGAACATGTATGAGACCGACCAGGTGCGGCCGGTGCTCGACCGGGCGGTGGAGCTCTCGGGCCGGAGATACGGCGCCGACCACGAGGACGACGTGCGGTTCCGCGTCATCGCCGACCACGTGCGCTCCTCGCTCATGCTCCTGTCGGATGGCGTGACGCCCTCCAACGAGGGCCGCGGCTACATCCTCCGGCGTCTGATGCGCCGCGCGATCCGTGCCATGCGTCTGCTCGGCGTCGAGGAAGCCACGTTCCCGGAGCTGTTCGCGGCGTCTCGTGACGCCATGAAGGCCTCCTACCCCGAGCTGCAGAGCGACTACGGACGGCTGTCCGCGTACGCCTTCGCGGAGGAGGAGACGTTCCTGCGCACCCTCGCGTCGGGATCGACCATCCTCGACCTCTCGGTCTCGAACACGAAGCACGCGGGCGGCACGACGCTGTCCGGCTCCGAGGCGTTCCTGCTGCACGACACCTACGGGTTCCCGATCGATCTGACCGTCGAGATCGCGCAGGAGGCCGGCCTCGAGGTGGATCGCTCGGCCTTCGACACGCTCATGCAGGAGCAGCGCCAGCGTGCGAAGGACGACGCCCGGAGCCGCAAGCGCGCGATCGCCGATCACAGTGTCTATCGCGACTTCCGCGCGAAGGGCGAGACGGTCTTCACCGGCTACACCGATCTCGAGACCGAGAGCACGGTGCTGGGTGTGCTGGTCGACGGTGTGTCGGTCGACAGGGCCTCTTCGGGCCAGGTCGCGGAGGTCATCCTCGCCGAGACGGCGCTGTACGCCGAGTCGGGCGGGCAGGTCGCCGACAAGGGGGTGATCGTCGGCCCCGGCTTCGAGCTCGACGTCATCGACGTGCAGCGGCCGGTCCCCGGCCTGATCAGCCACACGGTCGAGGTCGCCACCGGCGAGGTCGGGGTGGGTTCGGCGGCGACGACGGTCGTCGATGCCGCCAATCGGCGCGCCGCGCGTCAGGCCCACTCGGCCACGCACTTGGTCCACGCGGCGCTGCGGGACACCCTGGGCTCGTCGGCGACGCAGGCCGGGTCGCTGAACCGGGCGGGCTATATGCGATTCGACTTCACGTGGGCGCAGCAGCTGTCGGACGCGACCAAGTCCGAGATCGAGGAGATCGCGAACAACGCGGTGCGCGACAACCTCGAGGTGACCACACGCGTGCTCCCGCTGGATGAGGCGAAGGAGCTCGGGGCGATGGCGCTCTTCGGCGAGAAGTACGGTGACACCGTTCGCATGGTCGACATCGGCGGCCCCTGGTCGCGAGAGCTCTGTGGTGGCACCCACGTGTCCGCCAGCGCCGAGGTGGGGTTGATCAGCCTGGTCGGTGAAGCTTCGGTCGGTGCCTCGAACCGGCGCGTCGAAGCTCTGGTCGGGCAGGATGCCTTTCGGCAACTCGCCGCGGAGCGTGCGCTGGTCTCGCAGCTGTCGACGTCGCTGAAGACCCCACGGGAGCAGCTGCCGGCGCGGATCGCCGAACTCTCGGCGAGCCTGAAGGCGGCGGAGAAGAAGATCGCGGCGTTCGAGGCGAAGGCCCTGTCCGACCGTGCGCCGTCGCTCGTCGAGCAGACGCAGCAGGTGGGCGCGTTCCGTGTCGTCGCCGAAGCCATCGGTTCGGCCGGCTCGGCCGACGACGTTCGCACCCTCGCGCTCCAGGTTCGAGACCGTCTCGGTTCGACGCCTGCCGTGGTGGCCCTCGCCGCGACCGTCGGCGAACGGGTGACGATCGTCGTCGCCACCAACGACGCCGCGCGAGCGGATGGTGCGAAGGCCGGCTCGCTCGCGAAGGGCGCAGCGGCGATCCTCGGTGGCGGAGGCGGCGGTCGGGACGACGTCGCGCAGGGGGGCGGCACGAACGTCGCGGTGGTCCCAGCCGCGCTCGCGTCCGTCGTCGAGGCGCTGCGCAGCGCATGACCTCGTTCCGGCGTGGCGTGCGGCTCGGCATCGATGTCGGCCGTGCACGCGTCGGCGTCGCGCGCTGCGACCCGGACGGCATGCTCGCGACTCCGGTCGAGACGGTCGCCCGAGACGACCGAGCGGTCGCCCGTGTGCGGGAGATCGCGACCGAGCTCGAGGCCCTGGAGATCCTGGTCGGTCTGCCCCTGAACCTGCGCGGTGAGGACACCGCTTCGACGGTGGACGCGCGGGAGTTCGCCGCGGCCATCGCCGCCGCCGACGCACCACCGGTGAGGCTCGTCGACGAGCGGTTGAGCACTGTCTCGGCGCACGCCGCCCTGCGGCTTTCCGGGCGGTCGCAGAAAAGGTCTCGTACGATAGTGGATCAAGTCGCCGCGGTGGTCCTGCTTCAGCAGGCCCTCGAGGTCGAGAAGAGCACCGGTCGCCCCCCAGGCTCACCCGTCCCCCCGGTGCAGGAGCCCATCTGATGCCACAGTCGTCGTCTTTCGATGATCCGTTCGCGGACCTGTTCGACAAGCTTCCCGACCCGCGTCGACGCGAGTCCGCGGCGGGCGCGGATGACCTCGCGACGGCGCCTGACCCATCCCGCGCCACCCCGGACTCACCGTCGGAACCGACGTCTCCTCCGCCCACCTCTCGTCGTGCCGCTCGCGAGGCGGCAGCCCGGCAGTCGGGCACTCCGCAGCCATCGCAGGCCCCGTCGGCGGTGGCAGAGCCTCCGAAACAGGCTCCCACGAATGCCCCGGCGCCCCGGGAGACTCTCGACGATCTCTTCGCGGGCAAGGGGAGCACGGAAGACTTCGGATCCACACCACCGCCGCCGAACAGGCGCCGTCGCCGGATCGGAGGATGGATCGCTTTCGGCGTCGTCCTGGTGCTCCTCGGCGGCCTGGCGGGAACCGGCTACTACGTCTGGACGACCTACGAAGAGCAGATCCGCGACGTGATGGGGTGGCAGGAGCCGGCGGACTACGAGCCGGGCATGGCCACCGGCGAAGCGCTCGTCACGATCTCGACCGGCGACACCGGCGGGCCGATCTCCCAAACGCTCTACGACGCGGGCGTGACGAAGACACCCGATGCGTTCTACGACATGCTCGTGGACACC carries:
- the rpsD gene encoding 30S ribosomal protein S4; this translates as MATKSQDRRKVRLSRALGVALTPKAARYLEKRPYGPGPHGRNKRKADSDYAVRLREKQRLREQYGIREKQLRIAFNEARRKDGLTGENLVELLEMRLDALVVRAGFARTTAQARQMVVHRHIMVEGQTVDRPSFRVKPGQLIHVKPKSEGMEPFQVAALGGHAEVLPPVPGYLEVELDKLQARLVRRPKRAEVPVTCDVQLVVEYYAAR
- a CDS encoding ATPase, translating into MKNVVWFLLGVAGGFVAAHVVNKDPRGHELLAEVDSRIGEFTDRMGDAYREQEARITGIVESVADVAAEAVASTRSAASEAADRVTDKNAD
- the alaS gene encoding alanine--tRNA ligase; amino-acid sequence: MKTADIAQRYLDYFENNGHTIVPSASLVTSDPSLLFTVAGMVPFIPYLTGVVPAPYPRAADVQKCIRTNDIEEVGKTPRHGTFFQMLGNWSFGDYFKEGAIGYAWELLTRSDSEGGLGFDEKDLWVTVYEDDDEAESLWRSVAGVSPDRIQRLGKDSNYWSTGQPGPAGPCSEIFFDRGSAYGIDGGPATDDDRYVEIWNLVFMQYAITNVRSKLDFDIVGDLPQKNIDTGMGLERVAFLKQGVENMYETDQVRPVLDRAVELSGRRYGADHEDDVRFRVIADHVRSSLMLLSDGVTPSNEGRGYILRRLMRRAIRAMRLLGVEEATFPELFAASRDAMKASYPELQSDYGRLSAYAFAEEETFLRTLASGSTILDLSVSNTKHAGGTTLSGSEAFLLHDTYGFPIDLTVEIAQEAGLEVDRSAFDTLMQEQRQRAKDDARSRKRAIADHSVYRDFRAKGETVFTGYTDLETESTVLGVLVDGVSVDRASSGQVAEVILAETALYAESGGQVADKGVIVGPGFELDVIDVQRPVPGLISHTVEVATGEVGVGSAATTVVDAANRRAARQAHSATHLVHAALRDTLGSSATQAGSLNRAGYMRFDFTWAQQLSDATKSEIEEIANNAVRDNLEVTTRVLPLDEAKELGAMALFGEKYGDTVRMVDIGGPWSRELCGGTHVSASAEVGLISLVGEASVGASNRRVEALVGQDAFRQLAAERALVSQLSTSLKTPREQLPARIAELSASLKAAEKKIAAFEAKALSDRAPSLVEQTQQVGAFRVVAEAIGSAGSADDVRTLALQVRDRLGSTPAVVALAATVGERVTIVVATNDAARADGAKAGSLAKGAAAILGGGGGGRDDVAQGGGTNVAVVPAALASVVEALRSA
- the ruvX gene encoding Holliday junction resolvase RuvX, whose translation is MTSFRRGVRLGIDVGRARVGVARCDPDGMLATPVETVARDDRAVARVREIATELEALEILVGLPLNLRGEDTASTVDAREFAAAIAAADAPPVRLVDERLSTVSAHAALRLSGRSQKRSRTIVDQVAAVVLLQQALEVEKSTGRPPGSPVPPVQEPI